Proteins co-encoded in one Klebsiella michiganensis genomic window:
- a CDS encoding diacetylchitobiose-6-phosphate hydrolase (catalyzes the fromation of N-acetyl-D-glucosamine and N-acetyl-D-glucosamine-6-phosphate from diacetylchitobiose-6-phosphate) produces MKITVVGGGSSYTPELIEGLILRHAVLPMTELALVDVEAGRQKVEIIAALARRMFDSKGLDQVNVTVHYEPDTAIAGSSFVLTQLRVGQLPARAADERLGLSHELLGQETTGVGGFAKALRTIPVMLDIAQRVERLAPNAWIINFTNPAGIVTEAVSRYSSARIVGLCNVPVTMHHTIADMLKLPYDKVTLRFAGLNHMVWVHEVIADGRDATTEVIEMLCDGEQLSMNNIKAIPWPPALLRALKAIPCPYHRYFWQTRTMLKDELADAANGKGTRAEQVMKVEAELFELYANPQLDKKPEQLSQRGGSFYSEVALELIDALYNNLGKQMVVNTVNNGAIQGLPDDAVIETNCVIDALGAHPLAFGKLPPLMNGLTQQVKDFERLTIEAAVHGDKQQALLALIANPLVADVNIAQTLLDEVLESNKAWLPQFN; encoded by the coding sequence ATGAAAATTACCGTTGTGGGCGGGGGGAGCAGCTACACCCCGGAACTGATTGAAGGCCTGATTCTACGCCATGCCGTTCTGCCGATGACCGAGCTGGCGCTGGTGGATGTGGAAGCTGGCCGCCAGAAGGTCGAGATCATCGCCGCGCTGGCTCGCCGCATGTTCGACAGCAAAGGGCTGGACCAGGTTAACGTGACGGTGCATTACGAGCCAGACACCGCGATTGCAGGCTCAAGCTTTGTATTGACCCAGCTTCGCGTGGGGCAGTTGCCCGCTCGTGCCGCCGACGAACGCCTGGGCCTCAGCCACGAACTGCTGGGCCAGGAGACCACCGGCGTCGGCGGCTTTGCGAAAGCGCTTCGTACTATCCCGGTGATGCTGGATATCGCTCAACGCGTTGAGCGTCTGGCCCCGAATGCCTGGATTATTAACTTCACCAACCCGGCGGGGATCGTCACCGAGGCCGTCTCCCGCTACAGCTCTGCCAGGATTGTTGGTCTGTGCAATGTGCCGGTGACCATGCACCACACCATCGCCGACATGCTCAAACTGCCTTATGACAAAGTCACGCTACGCTTCGCCGGGCTCAACCACATGGTGTGGGTGCACGAAGTGATTGCCGATGGCCGGGATGCGACCACCGAGGTGATTGAGATGTTGTGCGACGGTGAGCAGTTGTCGATGAACAACATCAAAGCTATTCCGTGGCCACCCGCCCTGCTGCGCGCCCTGAAAGCGATCCCTTGCCCGTACCATCGTTACTTCTGGCAAACCCGCACCATGCTCAAAGACGAGCTGGCGGATGCCGCTAACGGGAAAGGCACCCGCGCCGAGCAGGTGATGAAAGTGGAGGCCGAGCTGTTTGAGCTATACGCCAACCCGCAGCTCGACAAAAAGCCGGAGCAGTTGAGCCAGCGCGGCGGCTCGTTCTATTCGGAAGTAGCCCTGGAGCTTATCGATGCCCTGTACAACAACCTCGGCAAGCAAATGGTGGTGAATACCGTGAACAATGGCGCTATTCAGGGACTGCCGGACGACGCGGTTATAGAAACCAACTGCGTGATTGACGCCCTGGGGGCCCATCCGCTGGCCTTCGGCAAACTTCCTCCCCTGATGAATGGCCTGACGCAGCAGGTGAAAGACTTTGAACGGCTGACGATTGAAGCGGCGGTACATGGCGATAAGCAGCAGGCGCTCCTGGCGCTGATAGCCAACCCGCTGGTGGCCGATGTGAATATCGCTCAGACGTTGCTCGATGAAGTGCTTGAAAGCAACAAGGCGTGGCTGCCGCAGTTTAATTAG
- a CDS encoding acetyltransferase → MKKYRLTDISRLHDYQHDGEQRQVRLWQTEALYAFGDVEAGQYGGWIEEEANLSHSGTCWLEPGALVWNKAQIEDNATVRGESEICHRAKVGGHAQVEDSRISGECSIHGSARVLQQSQVIAVLGLTEDSEMRLQIYGSATVRASRIVHQAQIYGHARVNNAFVEHRSAIFDNAIIEGNAENNVWVCDCAQISGNARIIAGSGDSQIPTIRYSSRVYGNAIIEGDCVLKHRVQVYGNAALIGGPVLLDNNVRVYGQAKVMGNVLIENNVQIYDEATVEGFDGELIHLRGMKDINGAQRITRTPFYGIF, encoded by the coding sequence ATGAAAAAATACCGGCTAACCGACATTTCGCGGCTTCATGATTATCAGCATGATGGCGAACAGCGGCAAGTTCGGCTCTGGCAAACTGAGGCGCTTTACGCGTTTGGCGACGTCGAGGCCGGACAATACGGCGGCTGGATTGAAGAAGAAGCGAACCTGAGCCACTCGGGAACCTGCTGGCTTGAGCCTGGCGCCCTGGTCTGGAACAAGGCACAAATCGAAGATAATGCGACAGTCCGTGGCGAGTCTGAAATCTGCCATCGCGCAAAAGTTGGCGGCCACGCACAGGTCGAGGACTCCCGCATCAGCGGCGAATGCTCCATCCACGGCTCGGCCCGCGTGCTGCAGCAAAGCCAGGTGATTGCCGTGCTGGGGCTGACCGAAGATAGTGAAATGCGGCTGCAAATCTACGGGAGCGCCACGGTCCGCGCCTCACGTATCGTTCATCAGGCCCAAATCTACGGCCACGCGCGCGTGAACAATGCCTTTGTCGAACACCGTTCGGCCATTTTCGATAACGCGATTATCGAAGGCAATGCAGAGAACAATGTCTGGGTTTGCGACTGCGCTCAGATCTCCGGCAACGCCCGCATCATTGCCGGCAGCGGTGACAGCCAGATCCCGACCATCCGCTACTCCTCCAGAGTATACGGCAATGCCATCATTGAAGGGGATTGCGTACTGAAGCACCGCGTTCAGGTTTACGGTAATGCAGCGCTTATCGGCGGCCCGGTTCTGCTGGACAACAATGTGCGGGTCTACGGGCAGGCGAAAGTGATGGGCAACGTGCTTATAGAAAACAACGTTCAGATTTATGACGAGGCGACGGTGGAAGGTTTTGACGGCGAACTGATTCATCTTCGCGGCATGAAGGATATTAACGGTGCGCAGCGGATCACCCGCACGCCGTTTTACGGAATATTTTAG
- a CDS encoding oligo-beta-mannoside permease IIC protein: protein MSAKKSFLEKYVLPVALKIAGQKHVLSVRDGIILNMPFMLIGSFFLIFAYLPVPGYPQLMTDLFGATWQTKLLYPVKATYDIMAIISSFGIAYRLAEKYRTIDPLTAGAVSLVAFIMTIPQNIMFTPPSGGPAEFVKGVLPMGQIGSQGLFVAILIALLSTEIYRFISNRNLVIRMPEGVPPAVAKSFLALVPGFCVLAVVLALRLLVEATPFGDINTMITDLVGIPMSHIGGSLPGMIVSVILIGILWTLGLHGDTIVLVFIRPVWLTNMSENLAAFQNGLPIPHIITQQFYDLWIAPGGTGALLGLVIFMLIRSRSVQMKQLGKIAAPGSLFNISEPMVFGIPLVMNPYLVVPFILTPVVLVIVSYTAMATGLVAPPAGIALPFTTPIIVSGYLATGGHVSGSILQIVNLAISLVMYYPFFRVWDNLKFREEQQANQAASTAPVEAVSERSTV, encoded by the coding sequence GTGTCCGCAAAGAAATCGTTTCTTGAAAAATATGTGCTGCCCGTGGCGCTGAAAATCGCCGGGCAAAAGCATGTGCTTTCCGTCCGCGACGGGATCATCCTGAACATGCCGTTCATGCTGATAGGCTCGTTCTTTCTGATTTTCGCTTACCTACCGGTGCCGGGCTACCCCCAGTTGATGACCGATTTGTTCGGCGCCACATGGCAGACCAAGCTGCTTTATCCGGTCAAAGCGACCTATGACATCATGGCGATTATCTCCAGTTTCGGCATCGCTTATCGTCTGGCCGAGAAGTACCGCACCATCGACCCGCTTACGGCGGGTGCGGTGTCGCTGGTGGCCTTTATCATGACCATCCCGCAGAATATCATGTTTACTCCACCGTCCGGGGGTCCCGCTGAGTTCGTGAAGGGCGTGCTGCCGATGGGGCAAATTGGTAGCCAGGGGCTGTTTGTCGCGATTTTGATCGCCCTGCTTTCAACCGAGATCTACCGCTTCATCAGCAACCGTAATCTGGTGATTCGCATGCCGGAAGGCGTGCCTCCTGCGGTGGCAAAATCGTTCCTCGCGCTGGTGCCGGGGTTCTGCGTGCTGGCGGTGGTGCTGGCGCTTCGCCTGCTGGTGGAGGCCACGCCGTTTGGTGATATCAACACCATGATAACGGATCTGGTCGGCATCCCGATGAGCCATATTGGCGGCTCGTTGCCGGGAATGATTGTGTCGGTGATCCTGATTGGCATTCTGTGGACGCTTGGCCTGCACGGCGACACCATCGTGCTGGTGTTTATCCGCCCGGTCTGGCTGACCAACATGTCCGAGAACCTCGCGGCTTTTCAGAACGGCCTGCCTATCCCGCACATCATTACCCAGCAGTTCTATGACCTGTGGATCGCCCCTGGCGGCACCGGGGCGCTGTTAGGTCTGGTGATCTTTATGCTGATCCGCAGCCGCAGCGTGCAAATGAAGCAACTGGGCAAGATTGCCGCACCGGGCAGCCTGTTTAACATCAGCGAACCGATGGTGTTTGGCATTCCGCTGGTGATGAACCCATACCTGGTGGTGCCGTTTATCCTTACGCCGGTGGTGCTGGTGATTGTCTCCTACACGGCGATGGCAACCGGCCTGGTGGCACCTCCTGCCGGCATTGCGCTGCCGTTCACTACGCCCATTATCGTCAGCGGCTATTTAGCGACGGGCGGCCATGTTTCCGGCTCCATTCTGCAGATTGTGAACCTGGCTATCTCACTGGTGATGTATTACCCGTTCTTCCGGGTGTGGGATAACCTGAAGTTCCGCGAAGAGCAACAGGCGAACCAGGCTGCATCAACAGCGCCAGTTGAGGCGGTGAGTGAGAGGAGTACGGTGTAG
- a CDS encoding potassium-tellurite ethidium and proflavin transporter, with translation MNKPNAGSFINLPAGYFGMVLGIIGMGFAWRYAATLWPVPSFIGEALVALAGGIWLLLALAFLTRLLRYPHSVFAEIHHPLMSSFVSLFPATTMLVAIGVVPYLRSLAAVMFGFGAAVQLCYAAWQSAGLWRGTHPQDATTPGLYLPTVANNFISAMACGALGYHDLGILFLGAGVFSWLSLEPAILHRMRSAGELPTPVRTSLGIQLAPALVACSAYLAVNGGTTDFFAKMLFGYGLLQLLFMLRLMPWYLAQPFNASFWSFSFGISALATTALHLSAGSGDGLFQAIAIPLFIFTNVIIGLLLGRTFILLMQGKLILRTARPEKKDPS, from the coding sequence ATGAATAAACCGAACGCCGGCAGCTTTATCAACCTTCCCGCAGGCTACTTTGGCATGGTGCTGGGTATCATCGGGATGGGATTTGCCTGGCGCTATGCCGCTACTCTTTGGCCGGTACCGTCGTTTATCGGAGAGGCGCTGGTGGCGTTGGCGGGTGGTATTTGGCTGCTGCTGGCGTTAGCTTTTCTGACGCGCCTGCTGCGTTACCCTCACAGCGTTTTTGCAGAAATCCATCATCCTTTAATGAGCAGTTTTGTAAGCCTGTTCCCGGCGACAACCATGCTGGTAGCTATCGGCGTGGTGCCTTATCTGCGTTCGCTTGCCGCAGTGATGTTTGGTTTTGGCGCCGCGGTGCAGCTTTGTTATGCCGCCTGGCAATCGGCCGGATTATGGCGGGGAACGCACCCGCAGGATGCCACAACCCCGGGGCTCTATTTGCCTACCGTTGCCAATAATTTTATCAGCGCCATGGCCTGCGGCGCGCTGGGTTATCACGACCTGGGGATCTTGTTCCTTGGGGCCGGCGTTTTTTCCTGGCTCAGCCTGGAACCGGCAATTTTGCACCGTATGCGCAGTGCCGGGGAACTGCCCACGCCGGTTCGTACCTCGCTGGGCATTCAGCTTGCCCCCGCGCTGGTGGCCTGCAGCGCTTACCTTGCCGTCAACGGCGGCACGACGGACTTTTTTGCCAAAATGCTGTTTGGCTACGGCCTGCTGCAACTGCTCTTCATGCTGCGCTTAATGCCCTGGTATCTGGCGCAGCCGTTCAATGCCTCCTTCTGGAGTTTCTCATTTGGTATCTCTGCCCTGGCCACCACGGCGCTCCATCTGAGCGCGGGTAGCGGAGACGGCCTGTTTCAGGCCATTGCCATACCGCTTTTTATTTTTACTAATGTGATTATCGGCCTGCTGCTGGGGCGTACTTTTATCCTGCTCATGCAGGGGAAACTGATTTTGCGCACCGCCCGGCCAGAAAAAAAGGATCCGTCATGA
- a CDS encoding ribosomal-protein-serine acetyltransferase, translating into MEQQQKWQDEVIAVNDDIELHSVNERFVGDVFALVQRNKSWLQKAMNWPQYVVSEDDTRKTLQGNYVLHHKGYAKMFMILYRGELAGVFSFNQIVPTDKTAYIGYWLSEDRQGKGIVSAVIEAAIGKYAGEGTVRRFVIKCIVTNRASNRVAQRNGFTLEGCLKQAEFLNDEFHDQNIYGRIAD; encoded by the coding sequence GTGGAACAGCAGCAGAAATGGCAGGATGAGGTAATCGCAGTTAATGATGATATAGAGCTGCATTCGGTGAACGAGCGGTTCGTTGGGGACGTTTTTGCCCTGGTTCAACGCAACAAAAGCTGGCTGCAAAAGGCGATGAACTGGCCGCAGTATGTTGTTTCCGAGGACGACACCCGCAAAACGTTGCAGGGGAACTATGTTCTCCATCATAAGGGCTACGCGAAGATGTTTATGATCCTCTATCGCGGCGAGCTGGCGGGCGTCTTTTCCTTTAACCAGATAGTCCCGACTGACAAGACGGCCTACATTGGCTACTGGCTAAGCGAGGACAGGCAGGGGAAGGGGATCGTTTCCGCCGTGATTGAAGCGGCCATCGGCAAGTACGCTGGGGAAGGGACGGTGCGTCGATTCGTCATCAAATGCATCGTCACTAATCGGGCCAGCAACCGGGTGGCGCAGCGCAACGGTTTCACCCTTGAGGGCTGCCTGAAGCAGGCCGAATTCCTGAATGACGAGTTCCACGACCAGAATATTTACGGGCGCATTGCTGACTAA
- a CDS encoding peptide ABC transporter substrate-binding protein (DppABCDF is involved in the transport of dipeptides; also binds heme and mediates chemotaxis to dipeptides), translating into MKTKITTLALAVAALSISTSVAASTLVYCSEGSPENFNPQLYTSGTSVDASAVPVYNRLVDFKVGTTELQPSLAESWDVSEDGKVYTFHLRKGVKFQSNKYFKPGRDFNADDVIFSFMRQKDPKHPYHNVSNGNYSNFESLEFGKLITAIDKVDDNTVRFTLAHPEAPFVADLGWYFASILSAEYADAMMKAGTPERVDSDPIGTGPFELKQYQKDSRILYTAFPDYWQGKSKIDRLVFSITPDASIRYAKLEKNECQVMPFPNPADLPRMKENKDITLMQKAGLNTGFLAFNTQKPPLDNVKVRQALALAINKPAIIEAVFHGTGIEAKNLLPPGVWSADDKLKDYDYDPEKAKSLLKEAGFANGMSIDLWAMPVQRPYNPNAKRMAEMIQADWAKVGVTAKIVTYEWGEYLKRVKGGEHQAALMGWTTATGDPDNFFGPLFTCTSANGGSNSSKWCYQPFDKLILEARAEGNHDKRVALYKEAQQMMHDQMPAVMIAHSTIFEPVRKEVTGYEIDPFGKHIFYQVDVKK; encoded by the coding sequence ATGAAAACAAAGATTACAACGCTTGCACTTGCCGTAGCGGCGCTCTCCATCAGTACCAGCGTGGCGGCCAGCACGCTGGTTTATTGCTCTGAAGGTTCACCGGAAAACTTCAACCCACAGCTGTACACCTCGGGCACCAGCGTGGATGCCAGCGCGGTGCCGGTTTATAACCGACTGGTGGATTTCAAAGTTGGCACCACGGAGTTGCAACCCAGCCTGGCGGAAAGCTGGGATGTCAGCGAAGACGGAAAAGTCTACACCTTCCATCTGCGCAAGGGCGTTAAGTTCCAGAGCAACAAGTACTTCAAGCCCGGCAGAGATTTCAACGCGGATGACGTGATTTTCTCGTTTATGCGCCAGAAAGATCCTAAGCATCCGTACCACAACGTCTCCAACGGCAACTATTCCAATTTTGAAAGCCTGGAGTTCGGCAAGCTAATAACCGCGATTGATAAAGTGGATGACAACACCGTGCGGTTCACGCTGGCGCACCCGGAAGCCCCGTTTGTCGCTGATTTGGGCTGGTATTTTGCCTCGATTCTGTCTGCCGAATATGCGGACGCCATGATGAAGGCCGGCACGCCGGAGCGGGTGGATTCCGACCCCATTGGCACCGGGCCGTTTGAGCTGAAGCAATATCAGAAAGACTCCCGCATTCTCTATACCGCTTTCCCTGATTACTGGCAGGGTAAATCAAAAATCGACCGCCTGGTGTTCTCGATTACGCCAGATGCGTCGATCCGCTACGCCAAACTTGAGAAAAATGAGTGCCAGGTGATGCCGTTCCCGAACCCGGCGGATCTGCCGCGGATGAAGGAAAACAAAGACATCACGCTGATGCAAAAAGCGGGGCTGAATACCGGCTTCCTCGCGTTTAATACCCAGAAACCACCGCTGGATAACGTAAAGGTGCGCCAGGCGCTGGCGCTGGCTATCAATAAACCGGCCATTATCGAAGCGGTATTCCATGGCACGGGGATTGAGGCGAAAAATTTGCTGCCGCCGGGCGTGTGGAGTGCGGATGACAAGCTCAAAGACTACGATTACGATCCTGAAAAAGCGAAATCCCTGCTCAAAGAAGCCGGATTTGCCAACGGCATGAGCATCGACCTGTGGGCAATGCCGGTGCAGCGGCCCTACAACCCGAACGCTAAGCGTATGGCGGAAATGATCCAGGCCGACTGGGCGAAAGTTGGCGTGACGGCGAAAATCGTTACCTATGAATGGGGCGAATACCTCAAGCGAGTGAAGGGCGGCGAGCACCAGGCGGCGCTGATGGGCTGGACGACGGCAACGGGCGACCCGGACAACTTCTTCGGGCCATTGTTTACCTGCACATCGGCCAACGGCGGCTCTAACTCATCCAAATGGTGCTACCAGCCGTTTGATAAGCTGATTCTTGAAGCCCGCGCCGAGGGGAATCACGATAAGCGCGTCGCGCTCTATAAAGAAGCCCAGCAGATGATGCACGACCAGATGCCTGCGGTGATGATTGCCCACTCCACAATTTTCGAGCCGGTACGCAAAGAGGTGACCGGGTATGAAATTGACCCGTTCGGGAAGCATATTTTTTATCAGGTGGATGTGAAGAAGTAG
- the mdoD gene encoding glucan biosynthesis protein D (involved in the control of the structural glucose backbone of osmoregulated periplasmic glucans), translating into MNRRRFIQASMALAAACGTPTLATLFSRSAFAAESGIADGHSTAFDFAVLQGMAHDLSKKPWGGAPRALPNTLANLTPQAYNAIQYDAEHSLWNNIDNRQLDVQFFHVGMGFRRRVRMFSLDSATHQAREIHFRPELFNYNNAGVDTKQLEGQTDLGFAGLKVFKAPELARRDVVSFLGASYFRAVDSTYQYGLSARGLAVDTFTDTPEEFPDFTSFWFETPKASDTTFVVYALLDSPSVTGAYKFIISCEAERVVMEVDNHLYARKDVKQLGIAPMTSMFACGTNERRTCDTIHPQIHDSDRLAMWRGNGEWICRPLNNPQKLQFNAFMDENPKGFGLLQLDHDFASYQDIMGWYNKRPSLWVEPRNKWGKGTVGLMEIPTTGETLDNIVCFWQPAKPVKAGDEFEFKYRLYWSGLPPVTTDLARVYATRTGMGSFPEGWAPGEHFPEKWSRRFAIDFIGGDLKAAAPKGIEPVITLSNGEAKQIEILYVEPFDGYRILFDWYPTNDSTDPVEMRMFLRCQGKAISETWLYQYFPPPPDKRKYVDDREMR; encoded by the coding sequence ATGAATCGCAGACGTTTTATCCAGGCCTCTATGGCTCTTGCCGCTGCCTGCGGCACGCCAACCCTTGCCACGCTATTCTCCCGAAGCGCTTTTGCAGCCGAATCCGGCATTGCCGACGGGCACTCAACCGCCTTCGATTTTGCTGTACTTCAGGGTATGGCGCACGACCTGTCGAAAAAACCTTGGGGCGGTGCGCCGCGCGCGCTTCCCAACACGCTTGCTAACCTGACGCCTCAGGCTTACAACGCCATCCAGTACGACGCCGAACATTCGCTGTGGAACAACATCGACAACCGCCAGCTTGACGTGCAGTTCTTCCACGTTGGCATGGGGTTCCGCCGCCGCGTGCGAATGTTTTCGCTCGATTCCGCCACGCACCAGGCGCGTGAAATTCACTTCCGCCCGGAATTGTTTAACTACAACAATGCCGGCGTAGACACCAAACAGCTCGAAGGCCAGACGGATCTCGGCTTTGCCGGCCTGAAAGTTTTCAAGGCACCGGAGTTGGCGCGTCGTGACGTGGTCTCATTCCTTGGGGCGAGCTATTTCCGTGCCGTAGACAGCACATACCAGTACGGCCTTTCCGCGCGCGGTCTCGCGGTGGATACCTTCACCGATACGCCGGAAGAGTTCCCGGACTTCACCTCGTTCTGGTTTGAAACGCCGAAAGCTTCCGACACCACTTTCGTGGTTTACGCCTTGCTCGACAGCCCAAGCGTGACCGGCGCGTACAAATTTATTATCAGCTGCGAAGCCGAGCGCGTAGTGATGGAGGTGGACAACCACCTTTATGCCCGTAAAGACGTCAAACAACTGGGCATCGCGCCGATGACCAGCATGTTTGCCTGCGGCACCAACGAACGCCGGACCTGCGACACCATTCACCCGCAAATTCACGACTCCGACCGCCTGGCCATGTGGCGCGGTAACGGGGAGTGGATTTGCCGCCCGCTGAACAATCCGCAGAAACTTCAGTTCAACGCCTTTATGGACGAGAACCCGAAAGGCTTTGGCCTGCTGCAGCTGGATCACGACTTTGCCAGCTACCAGGACATCATGGGCTGGTACAACAAACGTCCGAGCCTGTGGGTTGAGCCGCGTAACAAATGGGGCAAAGGCACCGTAGGCCTGATGGAAATCCCGACCACCGGTGAAACGCTCGATAATATCGTCTGCTTCTGGCAGCCGGCAAAACCGGTCAAAGCCGGGGATGAGTTCGAGTTTAAATACCGTCTCTACTGGAGCGGCCTGCCGCCGGTGACGACGGATCTGGCCCGCGTTTACGCCACCCGTACCGGCATGGGCAGCTTCCCGGAAGGCTGGGCACCGGGGGAACACTTCCCGGAAAAATGGTCCCGCCGTTTTGCCATTGACTTTATCGGGGGCGATTTGAAGGCCGCCGCGCCGAAGGGGATTGAGCCGGTTATTACGCTCTCCAACGGTGAAGCGAAGCAGATAGAGATCCTCTACGTCGAACCGTTTGATGGCTACCGCATTCTGTTTGACTGGTATCCGACCAACGACTCCACCGACCCGGTCGAGATGCGCATGTTCCTGCGCTGCCAGGGCAAAGCCATCAGTGAAACCTGGCTTTACCAGTACTTCCCGCCGCCGCCGGACAAACGTAAATACGTCGACGACCGCGAAATGCGCTAA
- a CDS encoding tellurite resistance protein TehB (with TehA confers resistance to tellurite), which produces MTEKSESYYSEKYGLTATHSDVLNAVKYVAPGKTLDLGCGGGRNSLYLNQKGFDVTAWDKNPMSIARLNQIIDAEGLKNIVTAEVDLNQLSFDGEYDFILSTVVMMFLERGTIPGLIANMQRCTKPGGYNLIVAAMDTEDFPCTVGFPFAFKEGELRNYFEGWELIKYNEDVGQLHKTDENGNRIKLRFATMLARKK; this is translated from the coding sequence ATGACCGAGAAGTCTGAAAGCTACTACAGCGAAAAATATGGCTTAACCGCCACCCATTCTGACGTGCTGAACGCCGTGAAGTACGTGGCGCCTGGCAAAACGCTGGATCTTGGCTGCGGCGGCGGGCGCAACAGCCTGTACCTGAACCAGAAAGGGTTCGACGTCACCGCCTGGGATAAAAACCCGATGAGCATTGCCAGGCTAAATCAGATAATCGACGCGGAAGGGCTGAAAAACATCGTCACCGCTGAGGTTGACCTTAACCAACTGAGCTTTGACGGTGAGTATGACTTTATTCTCTCCACCGTGGTGATGATGTTCCTTGAGCGCGGCACGATTCCGGGGCTTATCGCCAATATGCAGCGCTGTACCAAACCCGGCGGCTACAACCTGATTGTGGCGGCAATGGATACCGAGGATTTCCCGTGCACGGTGGGCTTCCCGTTTGCCTTTAAAGAGGGTGAACTGCGCAACTATTTTGAAGGTTGGGAGCTGATTAAGTACAACGAGGACGTGGGGCAATTGCACAAGACCGATGAGAACGGCAACCGCATTAAACTGCGCTTTGCCACGATGCTGGCGCGGAAAAAGTAA
- a CDS encoding peptidase T (catalyzes the release of the N-terminal amino acid from a tripeptide), giving the protein MPSSLSEQLTQRLFRYLAVTSQSDPRVSSLPSTPGQHEMASLLAEELRALGLENIVIDEHATVTAVKKGNVAGAPRVGFITHIDTVDVGLSPDIHPQILRFTGEDLCLNAKENIWLRTAEHPEINAYPGEEIIFSDGTSVLGADNKAAVTVVMTLLENLTPEHRHGDIVVAFVPDEEIGLCGAKALDLARFDVDFAWTIDCCELGEVVYENFNAAHAELKFTGVTSHPMSSKGVLVNPLLMAMDYISHFDRQQTPEHTEGREGYVWFNGIQASQSEALLKANIRDFDLANFERRKLQISEVAQKIATQYPTARVEFSISDTYSNISNAITDDRRAIDLIFSALDELGIEPKVIPMRGGTDGAALSAKGLLTPNFFTGAHNFHSRFEFLPLRAFEASYNVALRLCLLAAK; this is encoded by the coding sequence ATGCCTTCGTCGCTCAGCGAGCAGCTCACCCAACGTTTGTTCCGTTATCTGGCGGTGACCAGCCAAAGCGATCCGCGCGTCAGCAGCCTGCCCAGTACCCCCGGACAGCATGAAATGGCCAGCTTGCTCGCGGAAGAACTGCGTGCGCTGGGTCTTGAAAATATTGTGATTGATGAGCACGCCACGGTAACCGCCGTGAAAAAAGGCAACGTGGCTGGCGCCCCGCGCGTGGGGTTTATTACGCACATTGATACCGTTGACGTAGGACTGTCCCCGGACATTCATCCGCAGATCCTGCGCTTCACCGGCGAAGATTTATGCCTGAATGCCAAAGAGAACATCTGGCTGCGCACGGCGGAGCACCCGGAAATCAACGCCTATCCTGGCGAAGAGATTATCTTCAGCGACGGTACCAGCGTGCTGGGCGCGGACAACAAGGCCGCCGTCACGGTGGTGATGACGCTGCTGGAAAACCTGACGCCTGAGCACCGGCACGGTGACATCGTGGTAGCCTTCGTCCCGGATGAAGAAATTGGCCTGTGTGGCGCAAAAGCGCTGGATCTGGCGCGTTTTGACGTGGATTTTGCCTGGACCATCGACTGCTGCGAACTGGGCGAAGTGGTGTATGAAAACTTCAACGCAGCCCACGCGGAGTTGAAATTCACCGGCGTAACCAGCCATCCGATGTCGTCCAAAGGCGTGCTGGTGAACCCGCTGCTGATGGCAATGGACTACATCAGCCACTTTGACCGCCAGCAAACGCCCGAGCACACCGAAGGCCGCGAAGGCTACGTCTGGTTTAATGGTATCCAGGCCTCACAAAGCGAAGCGCTGCTCAAGGCGAATATTCGCGACTTCGATTTGGCCAATTTCGAACGCCGCAAACTGCAAATTAGTGAAGTGGCACAGAAGATTGCCACGCAATATCCGACCGCACGCGTGGAATTCAGCATCAGCGATACCTACAGCAATATCAGCAACGCCATTACCGATGACCGCCGGGCTATCGATTTGATTTTTTCCGCCCTGGATGAGCTGGGGATTGAGCCAAAAGTGATCCCGATGCGCGGGGGCACGGATGGCGCGGCGCTTTCGGCCAAAGGGTTGCTGACGCCGAACTTCTTTACCGGCGCGCATAATTTCCATTCGCGGTTTGAATTTTTACCGCTGCGGGCGTTTGAGGCTTCGTATAACGTGGCGTTGAGGCTTTGCCTGCTGGCGGCGAAGTAA